From Paenibacillus graminis, a single genomic window includes:
- a CDS encoding chitobiase/beta-hexosaminidase C-terminal domain-containing protein translates to MKRSFNNSRHSLIGMFLLGIAVFFCIRPADLYAAGPTPDNFTTTSYSSLPSNAMSAMAYGNNVYIAVGYYGAIVKSADAETWVNVKTKADINYTGVTAPGSFTFNGAAYGNGLFVVTGSEGVILTSPDGNTWTQRSSGVTTGIWSTEFLTFNGSSAFYATTQGKLLTSPDGISWTPIVPTGVDSSLTLTKVTVGNGGTRLAVGGANGRIYSTTNGTAWTSAQPSTDEGQSIGTNMLTWMNDRYYISDPRAYIWTSTDLSTFTLLGPPFKQNASQHNNQMFNGFYDGTKYYMFGYESPNYGAVYTSANGTTWTMQPFKNYFVTQNARFLNGKYFRLGNEGMLVSSDGADWRYKWGGVFTEIVHGSGSQYVAVGKTGGDGAIWNSTDLADWNQVTLSTRTTGFTAAAYGNNTYVAAGETNQTTTALATSPDGSTWTLRSSINDSTSITDIAFGNGKFVAVGSGAGGPKIKTSADGIAWHEPTLPAQSIDAVYSIAYTNNQFIALGYGYSDEGYLNAASIWTSPDGESWSNRSGTYPNQTDGFNNLLYDGSKYVLTGYDSSTYEVFSRSSDDLITWSSPTLTGTYTNFSSSAMLGQKGNNLYMLVYDSSNNPVVYYTADHGSTWQNAGVDMSSIDPNLIYSLMEANGRVILSGNSQLVMTTTGTMAQAEAPTANPAGGAVASGTTVVLSSSTSGAAIHYTLDGSVPTGSSPAYSGPIPVTSAVTIKAIAVKAGMTDSAVMSEAYTIMAQAEAPTANPAGGAVAPGTTVVLSSPTSGAAIHYTLDGSVPTGSSPAYSGPIPVTSAVTIKAIAVKAGMADSAVMSEAYTIMAQAEAPTANPAGGAVAPGTTVALSSPTSGAAIHYTLDGSVPTGSSPAYSGPIPVTSAVTIKAIAVKAGMADSAVMSEAYTIMAQAEAPTANPAGGAVASGTTVVLSSSISGAAIHYTLDGSVPTGSSPAYSGPIPVTSAVTIKAIAVKAGMADSAVMSEAYTIMAQAEAPTANPAGGAVASGTTVVLSSSTSGAAIHYTLDGSVPTGSSPAYSGPIPVTSAVTIKAIAVKAGMTDSAVMSEAYTIMAQAEAPTANPAGGAVASGTTVALSSPTGGAAIHYTLDGSVPTGSSPAYSGPITVTSAVTIKAIAVKAGMTDSAVMSEAYTISAEPETDSVISPVSAVFDKKQTQQADVNIELTLNGNTLAGISNGIANLTAGTDYTLSGSTVTISKAYLASLATGTTSLTFRFSAGAAQTLEITITDTTVPVPGVPLLQSAVFGNAQVQLIWTPVEGSTGYKIFQRLADAEYGSEVGTVSGSVYSYNAVNLMNGTTYYFVVKAANAEGDSAASNELSATPKTAPGAPANVTAVSGNELAVVSFTAPDSDGGSPITGYEVTSSPGNIVAYGTASPITVIGLTNGTAYTFTVKAVNSAGSSAASALSNAVTPVAPFSGGGDTSPAAPAVQPVATVPPAATGFDILVNDKAENAGTVVTGSVNGQTALTVVIDQAKLEEKLAAEAQGAVITIPVTMKSDIVIAELNGQMVKNMEDKQAVLELKSENATYTLPAGQINMDAIRSQFGTAVALGDIKVKLEIAAPKEDTLRIVGNSAVQGGFTLVVPPLNFVVRAEYGGQTIEISRFNAYVERQIALPDGVDPNKITTAIVVEPNGSVRHVPTKVTTMDQKYYAKVNSLTNSTYSIIWHPLQFKDVAGHWAKDIVNNMGSRLIIDGTGNGLFDPDADITRAEFAAVIVRGLGLKLDSSAASFADVKAGAWYSSAVQTAYAYNLINGFEDGTFRPADKITREQAMAIIAKAMKLTSLKDKLPVQSSAELLSPFKDAGKVSHWAQSSAADSIAAGIVSGRSASELAPQAYITRAEVAAIIQRLLQKSNLI, encoded by the coding sequence ATGAAAAGGAGCTTCAACAATTCAAGACATTCGCTTATCGGAATGTTCCTGCTTGGGATTGCGGTGTTTTTCTGTATACGTCCGGCAGATTTGTACGCAGCGGGTCCTACACCGGACAATTTTACAACAACGAGCTATAGCAGCTTGCCATCAAATGCAATGTCAGCGATGGCTTACGGCAACAACGTGTATATCGCAGTCGGCTATTACGGGGCCATTGTCAAATCGGCAGATGCCGAAACCTGGGTGAATGTAAAAACCAAAGCCGACATTAATTACACGGGTGTGACGGCTCCGGGTTCTTTTACTTTTAACGGGGCGGCTTATGGAAATGGTTTATTTGTTGTTACGGGAAGCGAAGGGGTGATTCTAACCTCTCCGGACGGTAACACGTGGACTCAGCGCAGCTCGGGAGTCACTACTGGAATCTGGAGTACTGAATTTTTAACTTTTAATGGAAGCAGCGCCTTCTACGCAACAACACAAGGGAAGCTGCTGACCTCACCGGACGGGATCAGCTGGACTCCAATCGTTCCAACGGGCGTGGACTCCTCGCTCACGTTAACCAAAGTTACCGTAGGAAACGGCGGCACCCGGTTAGCCGTAGGGGGGGCCAACGGAAGAATTTACTCCACCACGAATGGCACGGCTTGGACCTCGGCCCAGCCCTCAACCGACGAAGGGCAGTCCATTGGCACCAATATGCTGACCTGGATGAATGACCGCTATTATATTTCAGATCCTAGGGCCTACATTTGGACCTCTACGGATCTCTCCACATTTACGCTGCTAGGCCCTCCTTTTAAACAAAATGCCTCTCAACATAACAACCAGATGTTCAATGGCTTTTACGATGGTACCAAGTATTACATGTTCGGTTATGAGTCTCCAAACTATGGAGCAGTGTATACATCGGCGAACGGAACCACTTGGACCATGCAGCCGTTCAAAAATTATTTTGTTACGCAGAACGCACGTTTTCTGAACGGAAAGTACTTTCGCTTGGGCAATGAGGGAATGCTCGTATCCTCAGATGGCGCAGATTGGCGCTATAAATGGGGAGGAGTTTTTACAGAAATTGTTCATGGCAGCGGCTCGCAATATGTTGCGGTTGGGAAAACAGGCGGCGACGGGGCGATCTGGAACTCGACGGATCTTGCAGATTGGAACCAGGTAACGTTGTCCACGAGGACGACAGGTTTCACTGCAGCTGCATACGGAAATAACACTTATGTCGCAGCCGGGGAGACGAATCAGACGACCACAGCGCTGGCCACCTCGCCGGACGGATCCACCTGGACGCTGCGCAGCAGTATAAATGATTCGACCTCTATCACGGATATCGCTTTTGGCAACGGGAAATTCGTTGCGGTAGGTTCCGGGGCGGGAGGTCCGAAAATAAAAACGTCGGCGGACGGTATTGCCTGGCATGAGCCCACTCTGCCCGCGCAGTCCATAGACGCAGTGTACTCTATTGCTTATACCAATAATCAATTCATTGCTCTGGGATATGGCTATAGTGATGAAGGTTATTTGAATGCTGCCAGCATCTGGACATCTCCGGATGGGGAATCCTGGTCTAACCGCTCTGGGACATACCCCAATCAGACGGACGGTTTCAATAACCTTTTGTATGATGGAAGCAAATATGTTTTGACCGGTTATGATTCAAGCACGTATGAGGTGTTTTCCCGTTCCAGCGATGATCTAATCACTTGGAGCAGTCCTACATTAACAGGTACGTATACCAATTTTTCGTCTTCAGCCATGCTGGGGCAAAAAGGGAATAACCTTTATATGCTGGTCTATGACAGCAGCAATAATCCAGTAGTGTATTACACTGCTGACCATGGTTCGACCTGGCAAAATGCCGGTGTGGACATGTCTTCCATTGATCCGAATCTGATTTATTCGCTGATGGAGGCGAATGGAAGAGTGATTCTTTCGGGGAATTCACAATTGGTTATGACAACAACGGGTACCATGGCGCAGGCCGAAGCGCCAACAGCGAACCCGGCCGGAGGTGCGGTGGCATCAGGCACGACAGTTGTGCTGAGCAGTTCGACGAGCGGAGCGGCGATCCACTACACGCTGGACGGCAGCGTGCCGACGGGGAGCAGCCCGGCGTATAGCGGTCCGATTCCAGTCACGAGTGCAGTGACGATCAAGGCCATCGCCGTGAAGGCGGGGATGACGGACAGTGCCGTTATGAGCGAAGCGTACACGATTATGGCGCAGGCCGAAGCGCCAACAGCGAACCCGGCCGGAGGTGCGGTAGCACCGGGCACGACAGTTGTGCTGAGCAGTCCGACGAGCGGAGCGGCGATCCACTACACGCTGGACGGCAGCGTGCCGACGGGGAGCAGCCCGGCGTATAGCGGTCCGATTCCAGTGACGAGTGCGGTGACGATCAAGGCCATCGCCGTGAAGGCGGGGATGGCGGACAGCGCCGTTATGAGCGAAGCGTATACGATTATGGCGCAGGCCGAAGCGCCAACAGCGAACCCGGCCGGAGGTGCGGTAGCACCGGGCACGACGGTAGCGCTGAGCAGTCCGACGAGCGGAGCGGCGATCCACTACACGCTGGACGGCAGCGTGCCGACGGGGAGCAGCCCGGCGTATAGCGGTCCGATTCCAGTGACGAGTGCGGTGACGATCAAGGCCATCGCCGTGAAGGCGGGGATGGCGGACAGCGCCGTTATGAGCGAAGCGTATACGATTATGGCGCAGGCCGAAGCGCCAACAGCGAACCCGGCCGGAGGTGCGGTGGCATCAGGCACGACAGTTGTGCTGAGCAGTTCGATTAGCGGAGCGGCGATCCACTACACGCTGGACGGCAGCGTGCCGACGGGGAGCAGCCCGGCGTATAGCGGTCCGATTCCAGTGACGAGTGCGGTGACGATCAAGGCCATCGCCGTGAAGGCGGGGATGGCGGACAGCGCCGTTATGAGCGAAGCGTATACGATTATGGCGCAGGCCGAAGCGCCAACAGCGAACCCGGCCGGAGGTGCGGTGGCATCAGGCACGACAGTTGTGCTGAGCAGTTCGACGAGCGGAGCGGCGATCCACTACACGCTGGACGGCAGCGTGCCGACGGGCAGCAGCCCGGCGTATAGCGGTCCGATTCCAGTCACCAGTGCGGTGACGATCAAGGCCATCGCGGTGAAGGCGGGGATGACGGACAGTGCCGTTATGAGCGAAGCGTATACGATTATGGCGCAGGCCGAAGCGCCAACAGCGAACCCGGCCGGAGGTGCGGTGGCATCAGGCACGACGGTAGCGCTGAGCAGTCCGACGGGCGGGGCGGCGATCCACTACACGCTGGACGGCAGCGTGCCGACGGGGAGCAGCCCGGCGTATAGCGGTCCGATCACAGTCACGAGTGCAGTGACGATCAAGGCCATCGCCGTGAAGGCGGGGATGACGGACAGTGCCGTTATGAGCGAAGCGTACACGATCTCTGCTGAGCCGGAAACGGACAGTGTCATTAGCCCGGTGAGTGCCGTTTTTGACAAAAAACAGACCCAACAGGCCGATGTGAACATTGAATTAACATTGAATGGAAATACCCTTGCTGGAATCTCAAACGGGATAGCGAATCTTACTGCAGGAACGGATTATACGCTGTCCGGCAGTACGGTAACGATCTCTAAAGCGTATCTCGCATCTTTGGCGACAGGCACCACCAGCTTAACCTTCAGATTTAGTGCAGGAGCAGCGCAGACTTTGGAAATAACAATTACCGACACAACGGTTCCAGTTCCCGGAGTCCCCCTTCTGCAGTCCGCAGTATTCGGGAATGCTCAGGTCCAATTAATCTGGACACCTGTAGAGGGCTCAACCGGGTATAAAATCTTCCAAAGACTGGCTGACGCGGAATACGGCAGCGAAGTCGGTACCGTAAGCGGGTCTGTCTACAGCTATAATGCGGTGAACCTGATGAATGGAACAACCTATTATTTTGTAGTCAAAGCAGCCAATGCTGAAGGGGACAGCGCTGCCTCCAATGAATTAAGCGCTACTCCAAAGACGGCTCCGGGAGCACCAGCCAATGTAACAGCCGTATCCGGAAATGAACTGGCGGTGGTCTCCTTTACGGCCCCTGATTCAGACGGAGGCAGTCCAATTACCGGATATGAGGTGACCTCCTCACCGGGAAATATTGTTGCTTATGGAACCGCAAGCCCCATTACGGTCATTGGACTCACTAACGGGACGGCGTACACTTTTACGGTAAAAGCGGTCAATAGCGCAGGCAGCAGCGCTGCCTCCGCCCTGTCGAATGCGGTAACGCCAGTCGCCCCTTTCAGCGGCGGCGGAGATACTTCTCCTGCTGCGCCTGCTGTACAGCCTGTAGCGACAGTACCACCGGCGGCCACCGGGTTTGATATTCTTGTCAACGACAAGGCAGAGAATGCCGGTACAGTTGTAACGGGCAGCGTAAATGGACAGACGGCTCTGACTGTAGTCATCGATCAGGCCAAGCTGGAAGAAAAGCTTGCCGCAGAAGCCCAAGGCGCTGTAATTACGATTCCGGTAACGATGAAATCGGATATTGTCATTGCCGAGCTGAACGGTCAAATGGTCAAAAACATGGAAGACAAACAGGCAGTACTAGAGTTGAAAAGTGAAAATGCAACCTACACTCTGCCCGCCGGGCAAATCAATATGGATGCGATCCGAAGCCAGTTCGGTACCGCAGTTGCATTGGGAGATATTAAAGTCAAACTTGAAATTGCTGCTCCTAAGGAGGATACGTTAAGAATTGTAGGAAACTCAGCAGTCCAGGGAGGGTTCACGTTGGTTGTACCACCGCTCAATTTTGTGGTGCGGGCCGAATATGGCGGTCAAACGATTGAAATATCCAGATTCAACGCTTACGTAGAACGGCAGATTGCACTTCCGGATGGGGTGGACCCGAACAAAATTACCACAGCCATCGTAGTGGAGCCCAATGGATCGGTAAGACATGTGCCAACCAAGGTTACTACGATGGACCAAAAGTATTATGCAAAAGTGAACAGTCTGACCAACAGCACCTACTCGATCATCTGGCATCCGCTTCAATTCAAGGATGTGGCCGGCCATTGGGCCAAGGATATCGTAAATAACATGGGCTCGCGGCTGATTATTGACGGTACCGGAAATGGGTTGTTCGATCCCGATGCCGATATTACACGCGCTGAATTTGCCGCTGTTATCGTACGCGGACTGGGTCTGAAGCTGGATAGCAGCGCCGCTTCATTTGCGGACGTGAAGGCCGGAGCCTGGTACAGCAGCGCGGTTCAAACAGCCTATGCGTACAATCTGATCAATGGTTTTGAAGATGGTACTTTCCGTCCGGCGGATAAGATCACCCGGGAACAGGCGATGGCGATCATTGCCAAGGCGATGAAGCTTACCTCGTTAAAAGACAAGCTTCCGGTCCAATCGTCAGCAGAGCTGCTGAGTCCGTTCAAGGATGCCGGCAAAGTCTCACACTGGGCGCAGAGCAGCGCTGCGGACAGTATTGCGGCTGGCATTGTCTCAGGGCGCAGCGCTTCAGAGCTGGCACCTCAGGCGTATATTACAAGAGCTGAGGTTGCTGCTATTATTCAAAGATTGCTGCAGAAGTCCAATCTGATATAA